A genome region from Streptomyces xanthophaeus includes the following:
- a CDS encoding MFS transporter: MAAGYAELLRTRHAARLLVGTLVGRLPNATGPIAIVLFTRAEGGSYSLAGALAAVYGLANAVGQPLLGRAVDLFGQPRVQLPAALVSALGMVWLALAGTGSAVAAYAAVVVAGLFTPPLEGGLRALWPGVLGGREEKVHAAYAMDAVAQEVMFTVGPLLVTLFVAMWSPAGALLALNAIGVLGALSVVVSEPSRKWRSAPREAHWLGALRSRGLLALLGAFFFVGMALGSITVAGVAYADDHGGQAVYGWLMAALGLGALIGGVFYGARQWAGAPERRLRLLVALLAVCYLPLMLVPGAVAMTALSALSGVFLAPALACAFIVVDRHAPAGTVTEAFSWLVTFFGVGAAIGTAAAGPAVELGGTAAGFGVAGVAGFSALLVLMVTQRVLATGGRSRAVAGSSDGVSEGSSGVPSQVPSAS, from the coding sequence ATGGCCGCGGGATACGCGGAGCTGCTGAGGACCAGGCACGCCGCGAGGCTGCTGGTGGGCACGCTCGTGGGCCGGCTGCCCAATGCCACGGGGCCGATCGCGATCGTGCTGTTCACGCGTGCCGAGGGCGGCAGCTACAGCCTGGCGGGGGCGCTGGCCGCCGTGTACGGGCTGGCGAACGCGGTGGGTCAGCCGTTGCTGGGGCGGGCCGTGGACCTGTTCGGGCAGCCGCGTGTGCAGCTGCCGGCCGCGCTGGTCTCGGCGCTGGGCATGGTGTGGCTGGCGCTCGCGGGTACGGGGTCGGCGGTGGCCGCGTACGCGGCGGTGGTGGTCGCGGGGCTGTTCACGCCGCCGCTGGAGGGCGGGCTGCGGGCGCTGTGGCCGGGGGTGCTGGGCGGTCGTGAGGAGAAGGTGCACGCGGCGTACGCGATGGACGCGGTGGCCCAGGAGGTCATGTTCACCGTCGGTCCGCTGCTGGTGACGCTGTTCGTGGCGATGTGGTCGCCGGCGGGGGCGCTGCTGGCGCTGAACGCGATCGGTGTGCTGGGTGCGCTGTCCGTGGTGGTCAGTGAGCCGTCCCGGAAGTGGCGTTCGGCGCCGCGGGAGGCGCACTGGCTGGGGGCGCTGCGTTCGCGTGGGCTGCTGGCGCTGCTGGGTGCGTTCTTCTTCGTGGGCATGGCGCTGGGTTCGATCACGGTGGCGGGTGTGGCGTACGCGGATGATCACGGCGGTCAGGCGGTGTACGGCTGGCTGATGGCGGCGCTGGGGCTGGGTGCGCTGATCGGTGGTGTGTTCTACGGGGCGCGGCAGTGGGCGGGTGCGCCCGAGCGGCGGCTGCGGCTGCTGGTGGCGCTGCTGGCGGTCTGCTACCTGCCGTTGATGCTGGTTCCGGGTGCGGTGGCGATGACGGCGCTGTCGGCGCTGTCGGGCGTGTTCCTGGCGCCCGCGCTGGCGTGTGCGTTCATCGTGGTGGACCGGCATGCTCCGGCGGGCACGGTGACGGAGGCGTTCTCGTGGCTGGTGACGTTCTTCGGGGTGGGTGCGGCGATCGGTACGGCGGCGGCGGGTCCGGCGGTGGAGCTGGGGGGTACGGCGGCGGGTTTCGGTGTGGCGGGCGTGGCGGGCTTTTCGGCGCTGCTGGTTCTGATGGTCACTCAGCGGGTGCTGGCAACGGGCGGGCGCAGTCGCGCGGTGGCGGGTTCGTCCGACGGTGTGTCGGAGGGCTCTTCCGGCGTGCCGTCGCAGGTGCCGTCGGCGTCCTGA
- the pafA gene encoding Pup--protein ligase yields MDRRIFGLENEYGVTCTFRGQRRLSPDEVARYLFRRVVSWGRSSNVFLRNGARLYLDVGSHPEYATPECDNVTELVTHDKAGERILEGLLVDAERRLHEEGIAGDVYLFKNNTDSAGNSYGCHENYLVARHGEFSRLADILIPFLVTRQLICGAGKVLQTPRGAVYCVSQRAEHIWEGVSSATTRSRPIINTRDEPHADAERYRRLHVIVGDSNMSETTMLLKVGATDLVLRMIEAGTVMRDLTLENPIRAIREVSHDITGQRKVRLASGREASALEIQREYYDKAVDFAERRGIRTGVVDQVLELWGRTLDAIDAEDLDRIGTEIDWVMKYQLIERYRAKHNMTMSNPRVAQIDLAYHDIHRRRGLYYLLERKGQAARICNDLKIFEGKSVPPQTTRARLRGDFIRRAQEQRRDFTVDWVHLKLNDQAQRTVLCKDPFRSVDDRVEKLIAGM; encoded by the coding sequence ATGGACCGCCGCATTTTCGGGCTGGAGAACGAGTACGGCGTCACGTGCACGTTCAGGGGACAGCGCCGACTGTCTCCTGACGAAGTGGCGCGCTACCTCTTCCGCCGTGTTGTGTCATGGGGCCGCAGCAGCAATGTCTTCCTGCGGAACGGCGCCCGCCTGTACCTCGACGTGGGTTCGCATCCGGAATATGCAACTCCCGAATGTGACAACGTGACCGAGCTGGTCACTCACGACAAAGCAGGCGAGCGCATTCTCGAAGGTCTGCTCGTCGACGCCGAACGCCGCCTGCACGAGGAGGGAATCGCGGGCGACGTCTATCTCTTCAAGAACAACACCGACTCGGCGGGCAACTCGTACGGCTGCCACGAGAACTACCTGGTGGCCCGGCACGGGGAATTCTCCCGCCTGGCGGACATTCTCATTCCGTTCCTTGTCACGCGGCAGCTGATCTGCGGTGCCGGCAAGGTGCTGCAGACGCCGCGGGGTGCGGTCTACTGCGTGAGTCAGCGGGCCGAGCACATCTGGGAGGGCGTCAGCTCTGCCACGACCCGTTCGCGGCCGATCATCAACACCCGGGACGAGCCGCACGCGGACGCCGAGCGCTACCGCAGGCTGCACGTCATCGTGGGTGACTCGAACATGTCCGAGACGACCATGCTGCTCAAGGTCGGGGCCACCGACCTGGTGCTGCGCATGATCGAGGCGGGCACGGTGATGCGGGACCTGACCCTGGAGAACCCGATCCGGGCGATCCGTGAGGTCAGCCACGACATCACGGGTCAGCGCAAGGTGCGCCTCGCGAGCGGCCGGGAGGCCTCGGCGCTGGAGATCCAGCGGGAGTACTACGACAAGGCGGTGGACTTCGCCGAGCGCCGGGGGATCCGTACCGGCGTGGTGGACCAGGTGCTGGAGCTGTGGGGTCGCACGCTCGACGCGATCGACGCGGAGGACCTGGACCGGATCGGGACCGAGATCGACTGGGTCATGAAGTACCAGCTGATCGAGCGGTACCGGGCCAAGCACAACATGACCATGTCGAATCCGCGGGTGGCTCAGATAGACCTCGCGTATCACGACATCCACCGCCGGCGCGGGCTGTACTACCTGCTGGAGCGCAAGGGGCAGGCGGCGCGGATCTGCAACGACCTGAAGATCTTCGAGGGCAAGTCGGTGCCCCCGCAGACGACGCGGGCCCGGTTGCGCGGGGACTTCATCCGCCGGGCGCAGGAGCAGCGGCGGGACTTCACGGTCGACTGGGTGCACCTGAAGCTGAATGACCAGGCGCAGCGGACGGTGCTGTGCAAGGACCCGTTCCGGTCGGTGGACGACCGGGTGGAGAAGCTGATCGCGGGCATGTAG
- a CDS encoding FKBP-type peptidyl-prolyl cis-trans isomerase, giving the protein MRRLAGLLVVPLLLLTTAACGDDSGSDSAQMKNGAPAITKGAAFGETPTLSKGKGAPPKQLKVVTISEGDGQVLKKNDIAQVNYLGQVWDGKEPFDQSFGRPAPFDVTIGAGAVIKGWDQGLEGQKVGSRVELVIPPELGYGAQGSGEKIKPNATLVFVVDIVKGATVPASATGKEVAQDNKDLPKVGTNTDGKEVSVTVPKDTAEPAKLVSDYVLEGDGAVVKDTDSVVVKFNGKTWKDDKSFESTYTSDQTVTWPLGELSVKGLKDGIVGKKAGSRILLVIPPDQAFGDKEQGTIPAKSTLVFSLDILAVM; this is encoded by the coding sequence GTGCGCCGACTTGCCGGCCTGCTTGTCGTACCCCTGCTGCTGCTGACGACCGCAGCGTGTGGCGACGACAGCGGCTCCGACTCCGCCCAGATGAAGAACGGGGCCCCCGCGATCACCAAGGGTGCCGCCTTCGGGGAGACGCCCACCCTGTCGAAGGGGAAGGGCGCGCCGCCCAAGCAACTCAAGGTGGTGACCATCAGCGAGGGCGACGGGCAGGTGCTCAAGAAGAACGACATCGCGCAGGTCAACTACCTCGGCCAGGTGTGGGACGGCAAGGAGCCGTTCGACCAGAGCTTCGGGCGGCCCGCGCCGTTCGACGTGACGATCGGCGCCGGCGCCGTCATCAAGGGCTGGGACCAGGGCCTGGAGGGTCAGAAGGTCGGCAGCCGTGTCGAGCTGGTGATCCCGCCGGAGCTCGGCTACGGGGCCCAGGGCTCGGGCGAAAAGATCAAGCCGAACGCCACGCTGGTCTTCGTCGTGGACATCGTCAAGGGCGCGACCGTCCCGGCCTCGGCCACGGGCAAGGAAGTCGCCCAGGACAACAAGGACCTGCCCAAGGTCGGCACGAACACGGACGGCAAGGAAGTCTCCGTGACCGTCCCGAAGGACACCGCCGAGCCCGCCAAGCTGGTCTCGGACTACGTCCTGGAGGGTGACGGCGCGGTCGTGAAGGACACCGACAGCGTCGTCGTCAAGTTCAACGGCAAGACGTGGAAGGACGACAAGTCCTTCGAGAGCACCTACACCAGCGACCAGACGGTCACCTGGCCGCTGGGTGAGCTTTCGGTCAAGGGTCTGAAGGACGGCATCGTCGGCAAGAAGGCCGGCAGCCGCATCCTGCTGGTCATCCCGCCGGACCAGGCCTTCGGTGACAAGGAGCAGGGCACCATCCCGGCGAAGTCGACGCTGGTCTTCAGCCTCGACATCCTCGCGGTGATGTAA
- a CDS encoding FKBP-type peptidyl-prolyl cis-trans isomerase: protein MRRSSVSDLQKPEIDFPEGEAPKDLVIEDIWLGDGAEAKKGDRVSVHYVGVAFSTGEEFDASWNRGSALQFQLGIGQVIAGWDQGVQGMKVGGRRKLVIPAHLAYGDRGAGGAIAPGETLIFVCDLVKVG, encoded by the coding sequence ATGAGGAGAAGTTCCGTGAGTGACCTCCAGAAGCCCGAGATCGACTTCCCCGAGGGCGAGGCCCCCAAGGACCTCGTGATCGAGGACATCTGGCTGGGCGACGGCGCCGAGGCCAAGAAGGGCGACCGGGTCTCCGTCCACTACGTGGGTGTGGCCTTCTCCACCGGCGAGGAGTTCGACGCTTCCTGGAACCGCGGCTCCGCGCTGCAGTTCCAGCTCGGCATCGGTCAGGTCATCGCCGGCTGGGACCAGGGTGTCCAGGGCATGAAGGTCGGCGGCCGCCGCAAGCTGGTCATCCCCGCCCACCTCGCCTACGGCGACCGTGGCGCGGGCGGTGCGATCGCCCCGGGCGAGACGCTGATCTTCGTCTGCGACCTGGTCAAGGTCGGCTGA